The following coding sequences are from one Salvia hispanica cultivar TCC Black 2014 chromosome 3, UniMelb_Shisp_WGS_1.0, whole genome shotgun sequence window:
- the LOC125215745 gene encoding WAT1-related protein At1g25270-like: MEKLYKILDGLKPLMMMVTVQIALAGVNILYKLVANTGMSLPILIAYRFLFAAATIVPLALVLERKTRPKLTWKILGQAFACGLFGGSLTQNLYAASLVKTSPTFIAAITNLIPGFTLILAVIFRMEALGLKTWPGKAKVVGTLLSIGGAMLLTFYKGVEFDFLSTKIDFLHRGGHVAPTEQKPGNNVMGLVLGLACCLSSSIGLIFQTQMTQSYPCHYSSTAWISIMGSLQAIVYALCIERDMKMWKLGWNITLLTAAYMGVFASGIMWVFIMLCVRMRGPLYVSVFNPLLLVLVAIAGCLFLQEKLHLGSVLGAVVIIIGLYLVLWGKGKELKKAKRLMGSKRSPNPAIGESGRESFGGLSNRSNVIIVAPTFVPELGSSDVFVYDDGEEQAEEEDLEAKVSSTNIKT, encoded by the exons ATGGAGAAGCTCTACaaaatcctagatggattgAAGCCGCTGATGATGATGGTGACGGTGCAGATCGCTCTCGCCGGAGTCAATATCCTCTACAAGTTGGTGGCGAACACCGGCATGAGCTTGCCCATTTTGATCGCCTACCGCTTCCTCTTTGCCGCTGCCACCATCGTCCCTCTTGCCCTCGTCCTCGAAAG GAAAACCAGACCGAAATTGACTTGGAAGATTCTCGGTCAAGCATTTGCTTGTGGTTTGTTTGG GGGATCCTTGACCCAAAATTTATACGCTGCGAGCTTAGTGAAGACGTCCCCCACATTTATCGCAGCTATAACGAATCTTATTCCCGGATTTACCCTTATCCTTGCAGTGATTTTTCG GATGGAGGCATTGGGATTAAAGACATGGCCCGGTAAAGCTAAGGTGGTTGGGACATTATTGAGCATAGGAGGGGCAATgcttttgacattttataagggggttgaatttgattttttgtcaACCAAGATTGACTTCCTCCACCGGGGGGGACATGTGGCACCAACCGAACAAAAGCCCGGGAACAATGTCATGGGCCTTGTGTTGGGGCTTGCTTGCTGCTTATCTTCGTCGATCGGATTGATTTTTCAG ACTCAGATGACACAGTCATATCCATGTCACTATTCTAGCACTGCATGGATCTCAATCATGGGATCTCTTCAAGCTATTGTTTATGCTCTTTGTATTGAAAGAGATATGAAAATGTGGAAATTGGGATGGAACATTACACTTCTAACCGCAGCTTATATG GGTGTTTTTGCATCAGGGATAATGTGGGTGTTCATCATGCTGTGTGTGAGGATGAGAGGGCCGCTTTATGTGTCAGTTTTCAATCCTTTGCTTCTCGTACTAGTCGCCATTGCAGGATGCTTGTTTCTACAAGAAAAGTTGCATTTGGGAAG TGTGCTAGGGGCTGTGGTGATAATAATTGGATTGTACTTAGTATTGTGGGGCAAAGGCAAAGAACTAAAAAAAGCGAAGCGTTTGATGGGATCAAAAAGATCCCCAAATCCGGCCATCGGAGAAAGTGGAAGAGAAAGCTTCGGAGGATTAAGCAATCGGAGCAATGTTATCATCGTTGCTCCAACATTTGTCCCAGAATTGGGGAGTTCAGATGTCTTTGTCTATGATGATGGTGAAGAAcaagcagaagaagaagatttaGAGGCTAAAGTTTCTAGCACAAACATTAAAACTTGA